TCATCCCACTTTCCCGGTCTTCAGACAATGCCGTCGTGCGGGCCTCCGGCCGAACGACCCATAGGCCCAGGGGCGATCCCCCCCCGGCCGCGGGAGCACGAGAGGCGGTCGAAAGCCCGGAATACCGGGGCCTCCCTGATGCCTCTCCGGAGCGTGGCCCTCTATGGTGCGGCTCTTGTGGTTACCGCCGGCAGGGTCGTCCGGTCAGGAGCCGTATTCGACCGGGAGGACGGTGACTTCCCGCTTTTCCAGACCACGCAGGAAAGTGAGGGTGAGCGCTCGCTCTAGCGGCCATTCGGTGAGATAGCGCAGCAGATCATCAATGCCGCGTACTGGGCTCCCGTTCAGATTCACGATCAGATCGCCCTCGCGTAGGCCAGCCCGCTCCGCGGGCCCACCCTTCTCGAGGGAGAGAACCTCCACGGCAGTGTCCGCGGCCAGGCCGTGGTGTCGCACCCGGCGGCGATCGAGCGGTCGATCCTGGCCGGCGACGCCGATGCGGCCGCGCCGGACGCGGCCGTGCGCGAGCAGCTGCGGCAAGGCCCACTTCGCCGTGTTGGAGGGGACGGCGAATCCCATGCCCTGAGCGATGGCGATGATCGCCGTGTTGATGCCGATGACGCGACCCTTCGAATCGAGCAGCGGCCCGCCCGAGTTCCCTGGGTTGAGTGGTGCGGTGTGCTGCACGATGTTCTCGATCAGTCGACCGTCTTGGCTCCGCAGCGCCCGCCCGAGGGCGCTCACCACTCCCGTGGACACGGTGGATTGGAAGCCGAGAGGGTTGCCCACGGCGATCACGAGCTGTCCCACTTGCAGCGTCGACGAATCGCCGAGCTCGGCGAAGGCGAGGCCGGAGCGGTCGCAGCGAATCACGGCGAGATCCGTGGCCGGATCCTCGCCGACGAGTGTGGCCTGCGCTTCGTGACCATCGCCGAAGACCGCGGTGCTGGCTTCGGCCCCGTGCACGACATGGCTATTCGTGAGCACGTAGCCGTCCGGGGTGATGACCACGCCGGAACCCGTGCCCGACGGCCGGCGGCGGCCGCGCTCACGCGCGCCCGTGTGGACGCTCACCACGGCCGGGCCCACGGCAGCGACCACGCTCACGACGGCGCGGGAATAGGCGTCGAGGAGCTCCGCATCGCTCGGCCGGGGAATCTCGAACTCGGCCTCGTGCGCCTTCTCCGGGTCGGAGCCCGTGTGAGCCAGCCGGAGGAAAGGCACGATGTTCTCGCGCCGTCGTTTCATGGGAGCCTCGCGCTTCGTCGTGACTTCGTGGCAGGCGCCCGGG
This window of the Candidatus Krumholzibacteriia bacterium genome carries:
- a CDS encoding trypsin-like peptidase domain-containing protein — encoded protein: MKRRRENIVPFLRLAHTGSDPEKAHEAEFEIPRPSDAELLDAYSRAVVSVVAAVGPAVVSVHTGARERGRRRPSGTGSGVVITPDGYVLTNSHVVHGAEASTAVFGDGHEAQATLVGEDPATDLAVIRCDRSGLAFAELGDSSTLQVGQLVIAVGNPLGFQSTVSTGVVSALGRALRSQDGRLIENIVQHTAPLNPGNSGGPLLDSKGRVIGINTAIIAIAQGMGFAVPSNTAKWALPQLLAHGRVRRGRIGVAGQDRPLDRRRVRHHGLAADTAVEVLSLEKGGPAERAGLREGDLIVNLNGSPVRGIDDLLRYLTEWPLERALTLTFLRGLEKREVTVLPVEYGS